In Bacillus cereus ATCC 14579, a single window of DNA contains:
- the pepF gene encoding oligoendopeptidase F: protein MTELKDRLQVADIEKWDLTDIYHTIEDWESDFHKIEVLTKELHEFNGNIHDGNSLLAYLTKSEEISSIISLMFAYARLQSDLDTRDTDAQSLVDKVSQLHVKVSAAKSFFSPFLLSIDESTLHSYIEETEGLQYYKEDLFELYRYKKHVLNKDQEAILSQMGEALSSPQHTFGMLNNADILFGEVTTDDGEKVNLTRGMYAKLIEDTNREKRKEAYKAYYKPYVQLKNSIASTLSAAIKNNVTVSKLRNYPSALEKSLFGDMVPKEVYENLIDTTKKNIQTLHTYNEIRKEKLNVDELRQYDLGVDLVEGAKQDIPYSEAFDIMIASLAPLGEEYIETLKSFKDKRYIDVRETPGKRSGAYNFGVYGVHPFILLNHHDDLNSLFTLTHECGHGMHTHYSHGYQPRISAHYSIFVAEVASTVNEVLLIHYLLKEAKETNVRNHLVNHFIEKFKGTFFTQIMFAEFEKITHEMAEQGKPLNAQVFSEIYEKLFKEYNGDSLVFDEEVKYGWARIPHFYRPFYVYKYATGFASAIQIADKLLSGDPNAQKNYIEFLKGGSSDYPLNLLKKAGVDLTTPEPIESALKQFTQLVEEFSAL from the coding sequence ATGACAGAACTTAAAGATCGATTACAAGTAGCTGATATAGAAAAATGGGATTTAACAGACATTTACCATACAATTGAAGATTGGGAAAGTGATTTTCATAAAATTGAAGTATTAACGAAGGAATTACACGAGTTTAATGGCAATATTCACGATGGCAATAGTTTATTAGCTTATTTAACGAAGAGTGAAGAAATTTCTAGCATAATATCTTTAATGTTCGCTTATGCACGATTACAATCTGACCTTGATACACGCGATACTGACGCACAATCTCTTGTCGATAAAGTATCACAATTACACGTGAAAGTAAGTGCAGCTAAATCTTTCTTTTCCCCCTTCTTACTTAGCATAGACGAAAGCACATTACATTCTTACATAGAAGAAACAGAAGGCTTACAATATTATAAAGAAGACTTATTTGAATTATATCGTTATAAAAAACACGTATTGAATAAGGACCAAGAAGCAATTTTATCACAGATGGGTGAAGCTCTTTCTTCTCCACAGCACACATTTGGTATGTTAAACAATGCAGATATATTATTTGGTGAAGTGACGACTGACGATGGAGAAAAAGTGAACTTAACACGCGGAATGTATGCAAAGTTAATAGAAGATACGAATCGTGAAAAGCGTAAAGAAGCTTATAAAGCATATTACAAACCATATGTTCAGTTAAAGAATTCCATCGCATCTACTTTATCCGCTGCTATTAAAAATAATGTTACTGTTTCGAAGCTAAGAAACTATCCATCAGCGCTAGAGAAATCATTATTTGGCGATATGGTTCCGAAAGAAGTATATGAAAACCTAATTGATACAACGAAAAAAAACATTCAAACATTACATACATACAATGAAATTCGAAAAGAAAAATTAAACGTAGATGAACTAAGACAATACGACTTAGGCGTCGATTTAGTAGAAGGTGCAAAACAAGACATCCCATATAGTGAAGCATTTGACATTATGATTGCATCACTAGCTCCTTTAGGAGAAGAATATATTGAGACATTAAAAAGTTTTAAAGATAAACGATATATAGACGTAAGAGAAACACCAGGAAAACGTTCTGGTGCTTATAACTTTGGTGTATATGGTGTTCATCCTTTCATTCTTTTAAATCATCACGATGATTTAAATAGCCTGTTCACTCTTACTCATGAATGCGGGCACGGTATGCATACGCACTATTCACATGGATACCAACCAAGAATTTCTGCACATTATTCTATCTTTGTGGCAGAAGTCGCTTCTACAGTAAATGAAGTGTTATTAATTCACTATTTATTAAAAGAAGCAAAAGAAACGAACGTGCGTAACCATTTAGTTAACCATTTTATTGAAAAATTCAAAGGTACTTTCTTTACACAAATTATGTTTGCAGAATTTGAAAAAATCACACATGAAATGGCGGAACAAGGTAAACCATTAAATGCACAAGTCTTCAGTGAAATTTATGAAAAACTATTTAAAGAATATAACGGTGATTCACTTGTATTTGATGAAGAAGTAAAATACGGATGGGCTAGAATCCCTCATTTCTACCGCCCGTTTTACGTATACAAATATGCAACTGGATTCGCATCTGCCATTCAAATCGCTGATAAACTATTAAGCGGTGATCCGAATGCTCAGAAAAATTATATTGAATTCCTGAAAGGTGGAAGTTCTGATTATCCACTAAACCTATTGAAAAAAGCTGGTGTTGATTTAACTACGCCAGAACCGATTGAAAGTGCATTGAAACAATTCACTCAACTTGTTGAGGAGTTTTCAGCATTATAA
- a CDS encoding MerR family transcriptional regulator → MYTIAEFSRICKMSTRMLRHYDKEEILKPAYVNPVNGYRYYEQEQLEVALKIKKLREYKFPLPKIKIVLQSSDQDSFVQHIQSQIIELSHEVKQNLQVISEMNEMVKVNSSLNIARHRNYDILMGMRNEVTIITQRVKIDIDDMDDYFYDLYEEVQKNNFQIVGSPSAVFYDEEYIPSNSDIELRIPVMQGNDEDVAQEYEMKQLSPHHIVTTMHYGSYDYIGYAYIALEEWIERNGYVIINSPYEVYIKGPECDCLAEEYVTQICFLVTKRN, encoded by the coding sequence ATGTATACCATCGCTGAGTTTTCTCGGATTTGTAAAATGAGTACGCGGATGTTAAGACATTATGACAAAGAGGAGATATTAAAACCGGCATATGTGAATCCGGTTAATGGGTATAGATATTATGAACAAGAGCAGCTGGAAGTAGCGTTGAAAATCAAAAAGTTAAGGGAGTATAAATTTCCTCTTCCAAAAATTAAAATTGTTTTGCAGTCATCAGATCAAGATTCGTTTGTTCAACATATACAATCACAAATTATCGAGTTGTCTCATGAAGTGAAGCAAAATTTACAGGTTATTTCAGAAATGAATGAAATGGTAAAGGTGAATAGTAGTCTAAATATTGCTCGTCATAGAAATTACGATATATTAATGGGAATGAGGAATGAAGTAACGATAATTACTCAAAGAGTAAAAATAGATATAGATGATATGGATGATTATTTTTATGACTTATATGAAGAGGTACAAAAAAATAATTTTCAAATAGTCGGTTCACCATCTGCAGTCTTTTATGATGAAGAATATATTCCAAGTAACAGTGATATTGAATTAAGAATCCCGGTTATGCAGGGGAATGATGAAGACGTAGCACAAGAGTATGAAATGAAACAACTAAGTCCACATCATATCGTTACTACTATGCATTATGGAAGTTACGACTATATAGGTTACGCTTATATAGCGTTAGAAGAATGGATTGAAAGAAATGGGTATGTGATAATTAATTCGCCATATGAGGTTTATATAAAGGGACCTGAATGTGATTGTTTAGCAGAAGAGTATGTGACACAAATTTGTTTTTTAGTTACGAAAAGAAATTGA
- a CDS encoding agmatine deiminase family protein yields MEQKHNGIIFTAIPNESNEYYQPFYEDLIYFNECLNEKKSIADQLISLSVEEQDFHTSCFEYDDIWLRDVAPVVTNHLVKFKYRPNYLPDDQGRYLDQQFNKWLKKNDFEYVKSPLILDGGNLIWNKKDTVILTERIFDDNDDWTEEEIIEQLEWDLDVSRVIIIPAEEGDVLAHADGMVKFIDEHTMFISDFLGDHEFRYSVEEIIQEQMPEAEFIVVPSSYTEKGQYDQEIASAKGLYINMLESCDALYVPKFGLAKDEEVLRYIQQYTEKQVIQIHVGEISTMGGAMNCLTWYCPSHLLPSKMRRLKNQNEDFSMKKIFDWF; encoded by the coding sequence ATGGAACAAAAACATAATGGCATTATTTTTACTGCAATACCAAACGAATCAAATGAATATTATCAACCATTTTATGAAGACTTGATTTACTTTAATGAATGTTTAAATGAAAAGAAATCAATTGCGGATCAACTTATATCTTTATCTGTTGAAGAACAAGACTTTCATACGAGCTGTTTTGAGTATGATGATATTTGGCTAAGAGATGTTGCACCGGTTGTCACAAATCATCTAGTTAAATTTAAATATCGACCAAATTATTTGCCAGATGATCAAGGGCGATATTTAGATCAACAGTTTAATAAATGGTTGAAAAAGAATGACTTTGAATATGTGAAATCCCCATTAATATTAGATGGTGGTAATCTTATTTGGAATAAAAAAGATACCGTAATATTAACAGAACGTATATTTGATGATAACGATGATTGGACAGAAGAGGAAATTATTGAGCAGTTAGAATGGGATTTAGATGTGAGCCGAGTTATTATTATTCCTGCTGAAGAAGGGGATGTACTAGCACACGCAGACGGAATGGTTAAATTTATTGATGAACATACAATGTTTATTAGTGATTTTTTAGGGGATCATGAATTTAGATATAGTGTTGAAGAGATTATTCAAGAACAAATGCCAGAAGCTGAATTTATAGTTGTTCCTTCATCATATACAGAGAAAGGACAATATGATCAAGAGATAGCATCAGCAAAAGGGTTGTATATAAATATGTTAGAATCATGTGATGCTCTTTATGTTCCTAAGTTTGGACTAGCTAAAGATGAGGAAGTTTTACGATATATTCAACAGTATACGGAGAAACAAGTTATTCAAATTCATGTAGGAGAAATATCAACAATGGGAGGCGCGATGAATTGTTTAACGTGGTATTGTCCAAGTCATTTGTTACCTTCGAAAATGAGAAGATTGAAAAATCAGAATGAAGATTTTTCAATGAAGAAGATTTTTGATTGGTTTTAA
- the psiE gene encoding phosphate-starvation-inducible protein PsiE: MLKNFKIVFSYFPIVLQYILNVALICLGVVLSVFLMKEVIQFMQELKLDGNESSYHLIDSIVVFFLYFEFIVMIIKYFQMNFHFPLRYFIYIGITAIVRLIIIDHDSPLDLLLYACAIFVLISALFIANSKMMRWDLE; encoded by the coding sequence GTGTTAAAGAATTTTAAAATAGTGTTTTCGTATTTCCCTATCGTTTTACAGTACATTTTAAATGTAGCTTTAATTTGCTTAGGGGTTGTTCTAAGTGTGTTTCTTATGAAAGAAGTCATTCAGTTTATGCAAGAACTGAAATTGGATGGTAATGAATCTAGTTATCATTTAATTGATAGTATCGTCGTATTCTTTCTGTACTTCGAGTTCATCGTAATGATTATAAAGTATTTTCAAATGAATTTTCATTTTCCATTACGATATTTTATATATATAGGTATAACAGCTATTGTGCGTCTCATCATTATAGATCACGATAGTCCGTTAGATTTATTGTTATATGCCTGTGCAATCTTTGTATTAATTAGTGCATTGTTCATTGCGAATTCTAAAATGATGCGTTGGGATTTAGAATAG
- a CDS encoding agmatine deiminase family protein, translating to MKKAIKFCLIATLSTTIISGCSFEGNNENVKGKEGEKVEVQKNAGKYTMPDEKDKHEGTWLQWPHEYTYGEEYKKEVEPIWVKMASALTEGEKVHIVAYDQEEKERINNLLTDEGLNMEKIDFFIAPTDDVWARDSGPIFVYDSNKNLKILDPAFNGWGKKTPYKNDAQIRKNVSKQSGIERVDWGKFVLEGGAIELDSNGTALLTRSAVTNKNRNPDLSEKEIEKYISDLGVSNFIWLDGVPNLDITDFHIDGFAKFHNKSTIVTMKEDDLAEWGLSNKDMDTLLDAKNASGQKYKYEYLPLSKEKVALENGKTLDYKGSYINYYIGNTVVLVPNYNDPNDKIANDTIQKLYPDRKVVGIDVRELYKNGGMIHCVTQQQPIALK from the coding sequence ATGAAAAAAGCAATAAAGTTTTGTTTAATAGCTACATTATCTACAACAATTATTAGTGGATGCTCTTTTGAGGGTAACAATGAAAATGTTAAAGGGAAAGAAGGGGAAAAAGTAGAGGTACAGAAAAATGCTGGGAAATATACGATGCCAGATGAAAAAGATAAACATGAAGGTACATGGCTGCAATGGCCACATGAATACACATATGGTGAAGAGTATAAGAAGGAAGTTGAACCTATTTGGGTTAAGATGGCAAGTGCTTTAACTGAGGGTGAGAAAGTCCACATTGTTGCATATGACCAGGAAGAAAAAGAAAGAATCAATAACCTTTTAACAGATGAAGGGTTAAATATGGAGAAGATTGATTTCTTTATCGCGCCTACTGATGATGTATGGGCAAGGGACAGTGGACCAATTTTTGTTTATGACAGCAATAAAAATCTCAAAATATTAGATCCAGCATTTAATGGTTGGGGGAAGAAAACACCTTATAAAAATGATGCTCAAATACGTAAGAATGTTAGTAAACAATCAGGAATTGAAAGAGTTGATTGGGGGAAATTTGTCCTTGAAGGCGGCGCAATTGAATTAGACAGCAATGGGACTGCTTTATTAACTCGAAGTGCAGTAACGAATAAAAATAGAAATCCTGATTTATCAGAAAAGGAAATTGAAAAATATATAAGTGACCTTGGGGTATCAAACTTTATTTGGTTAGACGGAGTACCTAATTTAGATATTACGGACTTTCATATTGATGGATTTGCTAAATTCCATAATAAATCTACCATTGTAACGATGAAAGAAGATGACCTAGCTGAATGGGGTTTATCCAATAAAGATATGGATACATTGTTAGATGCCAAAAATGCTTCAGGACAGAAATATAAGTATGAATACTTGCCGCTTAGTAAAGAAAAGGTTGCTTTAGAGAATGGAAAAACTCTCGATTATAAGGGATCGTATATCAATTATTATATTGGGAATACAGTTGTATTAGTGCCTAATTATAATGATCCGAATGATAAAATCGCAAACGATACGATTCAGAAGTTATACCCAGATCGTAAAGTAGTCGGTATTGATGTGAGGGAGTTGTATAAAAACGGCGGTATGATACATTGTGTGACACAACAACAACCAATTGCATTGAAGTAA
- a CDS encoding serine hydrolase domain-containing protein, with amino-acid sequence MLKKWLIVFFIFAVFCGSVVTLIHANKGKKYDTKAFSNVNSKQKDVKQEVDANEKKRYEIAAGKLDQYLKDKGFNGSVLVASKDHVILRKGYGYANVKDQVLTTPRTKYRIGSITKTVVAISIMQLKEKGKLNIEDNVNKYIPSFPADKNITLRNLLTHTSGLPEQGQGSVDAASRLKLVTWIGAQTLQFPAGTGWKYTDYNYMVLAYIVEKISNKPLAEYVKENILTPVEMNESGMGATLPEDIFLAEGYTKKDNKLIATPRLKMNWLYGCGEMYTTVEDMKKLDEAIMDGKLLSKQSVSDMFSASPARKYGFSFYIYPDYYHNHGVLAGWNTFNNFNWDKRTFVILFSNVQNGMNDAFNQEFRKMANDLIEGK; translated from the coding sequence ATGTTAAAGAAATGGTTAATCGTTTTCTTTATTTTTGCTGTTTTTTGTGGAAGTGTTGTTACACTAATACATGCAAATAAAGGAAAAAAATATGATACAAAGGCATTTTCTAATGTAAATAGTAAGCAAAAAGATGTTAAGCAGGAAGTTGATGCGAATGAGAAAAAGCGTTATGAAATTGCAGCTGGAAAACTAGATCAGTACTTAAAAGATAAAGGATTTAATGGGAGTGTTCTTGTAGCAAGTAAAGATCATGTCATTTTACGAAAAGGCTACGGTTATGCGAATGTGAAAGATCAAGTATTAACAACGCCAAGAACGAAATATCGCATTGGGTCTATTACGAAAACAGTTGTTGCAATATCTATTATGCAACTAAAAGAAAAAGGGAAGTTGAACATTGAAGACAATGTAAATAAATATATCCCATCGTTTCCAGCAGATAAAAATATTACGTTACGAAACTTGTTAACACATACGTCTGGATTACCAGAACAGGGACAAGGTAGTGTTGACGCAGCATCACGGTTAAAATTAGTAACGTGGATTGGGGCACAAACGTTACAATTTCCAGCAGGGACAGGATGGAAATATACAGATTATAATTATATGGTGCTTGCATATATTGTAGAAAAAATATCGAATAAACCACTTGCTGAATATGTGAAAGAAAATATTTTGACTCCCGTTGAAATGAATGAATCTGGAATGGGCGCAACACTTCCAGAAGATATTTTCTTAGCAGAAGGGTATACGAAAAAAGATAATAAGTTAATAGCCACGCCGCGCTTAAAAATGAACTGGCTGTATGGTTGTGGTGAAATGTATACGACTGTTGAAGATATGAAAAAGTTAGATGAAGCTATTATGGATGGTAAACTACTTTCTAAACAAAGTGTATCAGATATGTTTTCTGCATCACCTGCAAGAAAATATGGATTTAGTTTCTATATTTACCCAGATTATTATCATAACCACGGTGTATTAGCTGGCTGGAACACTTTTAATAATTTTAACTGGGATAAACGAACGTTTGTCATATTATTTTCTAACGTCCAAAATGGTATGAATGACGCATTTAATCAAGAATTCAGGAAAATGGCGAATGATTTAATAGAAGGAAAGTAA
- a CDS encoding MFS transporter: MEGDGGIIVLMEERVNSTYKWVMLIFATVAQTTATLITYGVGAFALFWKEEYALTNTEIGLLVSVVNIGPLFCMLFVGRLLDQYNEKLLISISSFLLGGSFLLTNMVNGFNGLLFVLLLVGTFYSVSQPGGSKVIMKWFSKENRGLAMGIRQAGIPIGGTLAGVLIPFLTIKYNMAYAVNSIACICIIGGFLFFIFYKEPYIQEKVKQERSKLSFWMQLKEVMCKKELYAIYITGICMISLQMVLVAHFIKFLVLEQSITPILAGKVFSVMFFSGMVGRVILAATSDLFYKGNRRTPLFITVCISIFFILILVMSIHTITNVLYGVSALLGFFSIGWFSLFITEVAESASEESVGMTVSFALTLNQIAIIVAPALFGYIVDKKGYTYAWLCIVVLLTISAVSLYRKYRK; this comes from the coding sequence ATGGAAGGGGATGGAGGGATTATTGTGTTAATGGAAGAAAGGGTGAATAGTACTTATAAGTGGGTTATGTTAATTTTTGCGACGGTTGCTCAAACAACAGCGACACTTATAACGTATGGTGTTGGAGCGTTTGCTTTATTTTGGAAAGAAGAATATGCACTTACGAATACGGAGATTGGATTGTTAGTAAGTGTTGTAAATATAGGACCGCTATTTTGTATGCTTTTTGTCGGGCGGCTACTTGATCAATACAATGAAAAGTTGTTAATTTCGATAAGTTCATTTTTACTAGGAGGTTCGTTTTTACTGACTAATATGGTCAATGGATTTAATGGGTTACTCTTTGTACTTTTATTAGTAGGAACGTTTTATAGTGTTTCGCAGCCAGGAGGAAGTAAGGTGATAATGAAGTGGTTCTCAAAAGAAAATCGCGGGTTAGCGATGGGGATTAGACAAGCCGGTATACCGATTGGTGGTACATTAGCGGGAGTATTGATCCCGTTTCTTACAATAAAATATAATATGGCCTATGCGGTAAATAGCATTGCATGCATTTGTATAATTGGAGGGTTTTTATTTTTTATATTTTATAAGGAACCATATATTCAAGAGAAAGTTAAACAAGAACGTAGTAAACTTTCTTTTTGGATGCAGTTAAAAGAAGTGATGTGTAAAAAAGAGTTGTATGCAATTTATATAACTGGCATTTGTATGATTTCATTGCAAATGGTGTTAGTTGCACACTTTATAAAATTTTTAGTATTGGAACAATCAATCACGCCAATTTTAGCTGGAAAAGTATTTTCCGTTATGTTCTTTTCTGGAATGGTTGGTAGGGTTATATTAGCAGCTACTAGTGATTTATTTTATAAGGGGAATAGGCGTACCCCCTTATTTATAACTGTTTGTATTTCTATTTTCTTCATTCTAATATTAGTAATGAGCATACATACAATAACGAATGTATTGTATGGCGTAAGTGCATTGTTAGGGTTCTTTTCAATTGGATGGTTTAGTCTTTTTATAACTGAAGTTGCGGAATCAGCAAGTGAAGAATCGGTAGGGATGACAGTGAGTTTTGCACTTACATTAAATCAAATTGCTATTATTGTTGCGCCTGCTTTATTTGGTTATATTGTAGATAAGAAGGGATATACGTACGCGTGGTTATGCATAGTTGTATTACTAACTATTTCAGCGGTTAGCTTATATAGGAAGTATAGAAAATGA
- a CDS encoding LysR family transcriptional regulator, with product MDIKDLTVFYEVAKEKNISHAAKNLNYVQSGVTMRMKQLENELGVPLFYRNGKGVTLTSNGEILLTYAKQIIYLMDQSVKAVQSNGIEPRGTLKIGCTESTTAVRLPSILTAYYEKYSKVELILESNTTEQLIRLVLERKLDGAFIAGSTQHAELHTNIFREEELVLISKKPLSSFKDIGDMNLLAFSHGCYYRNLLQDWLQEEGISPKRVLEFGTIEAILACVKSGMGIAIMMKSILSGHKHDISFNPLPNSFKKVPTTFITRKDIYHSAALQKFMEMTHNA from the coding sequence TTGGATATAAAAGATTTAACTGTATTTTACGAAGTTGCGAAAGAAAAAAACATATCTCACGCAGCTAAAAATTTAAACTATGTACAGTCTGGCGTAACAATGCGTATGAAACAACTAGAAAACGAATTAGGTGTGCCTTTATTTTACCGAAACGGAAAAGGTGTAACTTTAACTTCTAACGGTGAGATTTTATTAACATACGCCAAACAAATTATCTACTTAATGGATCAATCTGTTAAAGCAGTTCAAAGTAATGGGATCGAACCAAGAGGCACTTTAAAAATTGGATGTACAGAATCTACAACCGCTGTAAGACTTCCATCTATATTAACGGCCTATTATGAGAAATACTCAAAAGTCGAATTGATTTTAGAATCAAATACGACGGAACAATTGATTAGGCTTGTACTAGAACGAAAACTGGACGGAGCGTTTATAGCTGGCTCTACTCAGCATGCTGAACTTCATACAAATATATTTCGTGAAGAAGAATTAGTTCTCATTAGCAAAAAGCCTTTATCTTCCTTTAAAGACATAGGAGACATGAATTTACTTGCATTTAGTCATGGGTGCTATTATAGAAATTTATTACAAGATTGGCTTCAAGAAGAAGGAATTTCACCTAAGCGAGTATTAGAGTTTGGAACAATTGAAGCGATTCTCGCATGTGTAAAATCAGGTATGGGCATAGCAATTATGATGAAGTCTATTTTAAGTGGTCATAAACATGACATATCATTCAATCCTTTACCAAATAGCTTCAAAAAAGTTCCTACTACTTTTATTACTAGAAAAGATATATATCACTCTGCTGCATTACAAAAATTTATGGAGATGACTCACAATGCGTGA
- a CDS encoding DUF3916 domain-containing protein: MREKKIRGMNRKTNTMIKRIEEHTKTFPSTFYNNEYWNMLLPVSQAFIDSRKTPRKVKRLCIQTLLNQANHLINMKPSDTHTYRVVVLISINNLWDSQIIIFKNEDYFHNFFNRDSEFQKWILLSNEIDFWETWEMSVCHSFKTLHFQEIIYDADECYEKEILFIGELD, encoded by the coding sequence ATGCGTGAAAAGAAAATACGTGGTATGAACCGAAAAACAAACACTATGATAAAGCGAATTGAGGAACATACAAAAACGTTCCCTTCTACTTTCTATAACAATGAATATTGGAATATGCTATTGCCAGTTTCGCAAGCTTTTATTGACTCTCGTAAAACACCTAGAAAAGTAAAACGGTTATGTATTCAAACCTTATTAAATCAAGCAAATCATTTAATAAATATGAAACCGAGCGATACACATACATATCGAGTTGTTGTTTTGATTTCTATAAATAATTTGTGGGATTCGCAAATCATTATATTTAAAAATGAGGACTACTTTCATAATTTCTTTAATAGAGATAGTGAATTTCAAAAATGGATTCTTCTTTCAAATGAAATTGATTTTTGGGAGACATGGGAAATGTCAGTTTGTCATTCCTTCAAAACGCTTCACTTTCAAGAAATTATTTATGATGCAGATGAATGCTATGAAAAAGAGATTCTGTTTATCGGAGAGTTAGATTAA
- a CDS encoding glycerophosphodiester phosphodiesterase translates to MRKIISVLVIFFMTGSIFAGGAVHAKAEGKHEWNTNKFLNIAHRGASGHAPEHTFASYDLVKKMKADYLELDIQLTKDGQLIAMHDTAVDRTTNGTGEVRDKTLSEIKSLDAGSWFNKAYPEKAKQEYVGQKVPTLEEIFQKYGRSMKYYIETKSPDVYPGMEEKLLALLQKYNLVGQNMSSSRVMIQSFSKDSLKKIHSMNENIPLVQLLWYYPNENNEIVEWSGITHEPKSVTNDDFQEIKKYAAGIGPNLRNDNGELIIDESYMKMARKNGLLIHPYTINEKPDMRLLIKWGATGMFTNYPDRLHSVLKEK, encoded by the coding sequence ATGAGAAAGATTATTAGCGTTTTAGTTATTTTCTTTATGACTGGAAGTATCTTTGCTGGGGGAGCTGTTCATGCGAAAGCAGAAGGAAAGCATGAATGGAATACGAATAAGTTTTTAAATATTGCACATCGCGGAGCAAGTGGACATGCACCTGAGCATACTTTTGCTTCTTATGATTTAGTGAAAAAAATGAAAGCGGATTATTTAGAGTTAGACATTCAATTAACAAAGGATGGCCAATTAATTGCAATGCATGATACAGCAGTTGATCGCACTACAAATGGAACAGGCGAAGTACGCGATAAAACGTTAAGTGAAATAAAGAGTTTAGATGCTGGATCATGGTTTAATAAAGCGTATCCAGAAAAGGCTAAGCAAGAGTATGTTGGGCAAAAGGTTCCAACTCTTGAAGAAATCTTCCAAAAGTATGGAAGAAGTATGAAGTATTATATTGAAACAAAATCACCAGATGTGTATCCAGGAATGGAAGAGAAATTGTTGGCGTTGTTACAAAAATATAATTTAGTAGGCCAAAACATGTCTTCTAGCCGTGTTATGATTCAATCATTTAGTAAAGATAGTTTGAAAAAGATTCATAGTATGAATGAAAATATTCCGTTAGTTCAATTGCTTTGGTATTATCCAAATGAAAACAATGAAATTGTTGAATGGTCTGGCATTACACATGAACCGAAAAGTGTAACAAATGATGATTTTCAAGAAATTAAAAAGTATGCAGCTGGTATTGGACCAAACTTACGTAATGATAACGGGGAACTAATTATTGATGAGTCATATATGAAAATGGCTAGGAAAAATGGACTGTTAATTCACCCTTATACAATTAATGAGAAACCAGATATGAGACTGTTAATCAAATGGGGTGCTACAGGAATGTTTACAAATTATCCGGATCGATTACATAGTGTATTGAAGGAAAAATAA
- a CDS encoding ArsR/SmtB family transcription factor, translating into MIEMNKQEQLNIIKKDFIDSQKVLLAIGDETRQAILLVLMETECQTGLRVGEITKQTHLSRPAVSHHLKILREAGIILMRKEGTKNFYYIDIRTKLGLLKNLVLDIEKLLQNFY; encoded by the coding sequence GTGATTGAAATGAATAAACAAGAACAATTAAATATTATAAAAAAAGATTTTATTGATTCTCAAAAAGTATTATTGGCAATTGGTGATGAAACGCGTCAAGCTATTTTATTAGTGCTAATGGAAACGGAATGTCAAACAGGATTACGTGTAGGAGAAATCACGAAGCAAACACACCTTTCCCGTCCAGCAGTATCACATCACCTTAAGATTTTACGAGAAGCTGGCATTATTTTAATGAGAAAAGAAGGTACAAAGAATTTTTATTATATTGATATACGTACAAAATTAGGTTTATTAAAAAATCTTGTATTAGATATTGAAAAGCTATTGCAAAACTTTTATTAA